The following are encoded in a window of Primulina eburnea isolate SZY01 chromosome 4, ASM2296580v1, whole genome shotgun sequence genomic DNA:
- the LOC140828827 gene encoding uncharacterized protein: MELGAQIKGNNNSSTVSYFSPSVQRFSKSWSPHNNCGTLHASFRSRRSSFCKAAVKSDSSSGVDYAVKVSTMYAADAVDSIEDELSSLNALSPLDGRYWSKVKELAPLLSEYGLIKYRVQVEIRWLLKLSQMSEVSEVPRFSEEAESYLQNLIDKFNMDDALEVKKIEKVTNHDVKAIEYFLKQRCQSQPEIAKVLEFFHFACTSEDINNLAHALMLKEALNKVVVPVMDKLIEAISNLATSNASIPMLSRTHGQPASPTTLGKEMAVFAYRLSMERKELCRIEIFGKFAGAVGNYNAHQVAYPNVFWSQIAEEFVTSLGMSFIPYVTQIEPHDYMARLFDSIIRFNNVLIDFDRDVWGYISLGRFKQITKAGEIGSSTMPHKVNPIDFENSEGNCGMANGVLSHLSTKLPISRWQRDLTDSTVLRNMGVGLGHSLLAYKSALHGIPKLQVNEASLIDELNQSWEVLAEPIQTVMRRYGVPEPYEKLKELTRGRAATKESIQEFIKSLDIPVEAKTNLLNLTPHTYIGEAVELAKNVKTLVGLVHGAGNF; this comes from the exons ATGGAACTGGGAGCGCAGATTAAGGGTAACAATAACAGCAGTACGGTATCATATTTCTCCCCCAGTGTCCAACGCTTCTCAAAATCATGGAGCCCTCACAACAATTGTGGCACATTACATGCTTCATTTCGTTCTCGTCGAAGTTCCTTTTGCAAAGCAGCTGTTAAAAGCGATAGCAGCAGTGGCGTTGATTATGCGGTTAAG GTAAGCACGATGTATGCTGCTGATGCGGTTGATTCAATTGAAGATGAGCTCTCAAGCTTGAATGCTTTGTCTCCACTGGATGGTCGTTATTGGTCCAAAGTAAAGGAGTTGGCACCACTTTTGAGTGAATATGGCCTCATAAAATATCGAGTTCAAGTTGAG ATTAGGTGGTTGCTGAAACTTTCTCAAATGTCCGAAGTCTCCGAGGTCCCTAGGTTCTCTGAAGAAGCAGAATCTTATCTTCAAAACTTGATTGATAAATTTAATATGGATGATGCCTTGGAAGTAAAGAAAATTGAGAAAGTGACAAACCATGATGTGAAGGCTATTGAATACTTTCTGAAACAAAGATGTCAATCACAACCAGAGATTGCTAAG GTGCTGGAGTTTTTCCATTTTGCATGCACATCTGAGGATATTAACAATCTTGCTCATGCATTGATGCTGAAAGAAGCTCTGAACAAAGTCGTAGTCCCTGTGATGGACAAGTTGATTGAAGCAATAAGTAACTTGGCCACCTCGAATGCTTCCATTCCCATGCTTTCTCGAACTCATGGACAG CCAGCTTCACCTACAACATTAGGAAAGGAAATGGCGGTTTTTGCTTATAGATTGAGTATGGAACGGAAGGAATTGTGTCGAATTGAAATTTTTGGAAAGTTTGCTGGAGCTGTTGGAAACTATAATGCACATCAAGTTGCATATCCTAACGTTTTTTGGTCACAAATTGCTGAGGAATTTGTGACTTCTCTTGGAATGAGTTTCATTCCTTATGTGACACAG ATTGAACCTCATGATTATATGGCCAGACTATTTGATTCCATCATTCGGTTCAACAATGTTTTGATCGACTTTGACAGAGATGTGTGGGGTTACATTTCCTTGGGTCGCTTTAAGCAG ATAACTAAAGCTGGAGAGATCGGGTCTTCGACAATGCCTCACAAAGTCAATCCAATTGATTTCGAAAATAGCGAGGGCAACTGTGGAATGGCAAATGGAGTCTTGTCTCATCTGAGCACAAAGTTACCTATTTCCCGTTGGCAG CGGGATTTGACTGATTCAACTGTTCTGAGGAACATGGGTGTAGGATTAGGACATTCTCTTCTTGCTTACAAAAGTGCCTTACACGGAATTCCAAAGCTTCAG GTCAATGAAGCTTCGTTGATTGATGAGCTGAACCAGTCATGGGAGGTTCTTGCTGAGCCAATTCAAACC GTAATGCGGAGATATGGTGTTCCCGAGCCGTATGAAAAACTGAAGGAGCTAACCAGAGGAAGAGCAGCGACGAAAGAAAGCATTCAAGAATTCATCAAAAGCTTGGATATCCCAGTCGAAGCAAAAACAAATCTGTTGAATTTGACGCCCCATACTTACATTGGGGAAGCCGTGGAGTTGGCCAAGAATGTAAAAACACTAGTAGGTCTGGTGCATGGAGCTGGGAATTTTTGA